The region TTGATACACATTTTGAAGCACTTGCTATTTCATGTGCAATATTTATAAAGTTTAAATCACTTATCATTATGGTTCCTCTTAGAATTCATATTAATTTCATATAAGTTATATAAAAGTTACAAAAAATAAAAATTCTAGATTTTGTTAAATTTTCTTCAATTTTACTCTAATAATTAGTAATTTTTGATAAAAAATCGACTGAAAACGTTTTTTTTTTAAATTTGATAAAAGATTTTATAACAAAAAATATGGTAATATTCGAACAAATTTACAAAAAGAGGTAAAAGATGGATTTTAAAGAGATAAAAGAATTAATAAGAGTTTTTGATAAAAGTGAATTAAATAAATTAAAAGTTAAAGAGGGTGAATTTGAAGTTGCAATGCAAAAAGGTTTTGAGGGTGGTACTGTTGTAACAACTTCTGCTCCAGTTGCACAAGTAGCTGCTGCACCAGCTGCCACTGCACCTGTAGCTGCTCCAGTTGCAGATGCACCAGCTGCAATTAGTGGAGATACAATTAACTCACCTATGGTTGGAACTTTTTATTCATCACCATCACCAGAAGCTCAAGCATTCGTAAAAGAGGGTGATACAGTTAAAAAAGGTCAAACTTTATGTATCTTAGAAGCTATGAAAATCATGAATGAAGTTGAAGCTGAGTTTGATTGTAAGATAGTAAAAGTATTAATTGAAAATGCATCTCCAGTTGAATATGATATGCCAATGTTCGTTGTAGAAAAATTATAAGAAGAATAAATTATGGCAGAAATTAAAAAAATTCTAATTGCTAATAGGGGTGAGATAGTTCAAAGAGCTATAAGGACTATTAGAGAGATGGGTAAAAAATCTGTTGCTATTTATTCTATTGGTGATAAAAATGCTGCTTATTTAAAACATGCTGATGAAGCTATATGTATTGGTGATGTTAAATCAATCGATTCATACTTGAATATTCCTGCAATTATTACAGCAGCTGAAATCACTGGTTGTGATGCAATTTTCCCAGGATATGGTTTCCTTTCTGAAAATCAAGATTTTGTAGAGATTTGTAGATTACACAATATTAAATTTATTGGACCATCTGTTGAAGTAATGGAAAAAATGGCTGATAAATCTAAAGCAAAAGATGAGATGATTAAAGCAGGTGTGCCTGTTGTACCTGGTTCTGATGGTGCAGTTCATTCTGTAGAAGAGGGTAAAAAAGTTGCTGAAGAGATTGGATATCCAATTATGGCAAAAGCTGCTGCCGGTGGTGGTGGTAGAGGTATGAGACTTATTAAAGACCCTGCAGATTTTGAACAACTATTTATGGCAGCTTCTTCTGAAGCATTGGCTGCATTTGGTGATGGAACTATGTATCTAGAAAGATTTATTTCTAATCCAAGACATATTGAAGTACAAGTTATTGGGGACTCTCATGGAAATGCAATCCATGTTGGTGAAAGAGATTGTTCTTTACAAAGAAGACACCAAAAAGTTATTGAAGAATCACCTGCTATTTTATTAAATGATGAAACAAGAGCTAAACTTCATGGCGTAGCAGTAAAAGCAACTAAATATTTAAAATATGAGGGTGCTGGTACTTTTGAATTTTTGGCAGATGATAAACAAAACATCTACTTTATGGAGATGAACACAAGACTTCAAGTTGAACATCCAGTATCTGAAATGGTATCAGGTTTGGATATTATTGAATGGATGATTAAAGTAGCAGAGGGTGAAAAGTTACCTGCACAAGAAGAGATTCAATTCAATGGACATGCTATTGAAGTTAGAATTACAGCAGAGGATTCAAATACATTTTTACCTTGTCCAGGAAAAGTTGACCAATGGTTTG is a window of Halarcobacter sp. DNA encoding:
- the accB gene encoding acetyl-CoA carboxylase biotin carboxyl carrier protein, with translation MDFKEIKELIRVFDKSELNKLKVKEGEFEVAMQKGFEGGTVVTTSAPVAQVAAAPAATAPVAAPVADAPAAISGDTINSPMVGTFYSSPSPEAQAFVKEGDTVKKGQTLCILEAMKIMNEVEAEFDCKIVKVLIENASPVEYDMPMFVVEKL
- a CDS encoding acetyl-CoA carboxylase biotin carboxylase subunit produces the protein MAEIKKILIANRGEIVQRAIRTIREMGKKSVAIYSIGDKNAAYLKHADEAICIGDVKSIDSYLNIPAIITAAEITGCDAIFPGYGFLSENQDFVEICRLHNIKFIGPSVEVMEKMADKSKAKDEMIKAGVPVVPGSDGAVHSVEEGKKVAEEIGYPIMAKAAAGGGGRGMRLIKDPADFEQLFMAASSEALAAFGDGTMYLERFISNPRHIEVQVIGDSHGNAIHVGERDCSLQRRHQKVIEESPAILLNDETRAKLHGVAVKATKYLKYEGAGTFEFLADDKQNIYFMEMNTRLQVEHPVSEMVSGLDIIEWMIKVAEGEKLPAQEEIQFNGHAIEVRITAEDSNTFLPCPGKVDQWFVPGGRNVRVDSHVYAGYVVPPYYDSMIGKLIVWGRDRNKAINIMKRALNEFEVEGIKTTIPFHKKMMENEDFISNNYDTKYLEDYKGLDSI